Part of the Deinococcus detaillensis genome is shown below.
GCTGCTGGGCGCACAGGGCTTCGCGGCCTACCTGATCGGCACTTGGATCGTTCATGCGCTCCGGCCAAAAGGAAACATGGCTCCGGTCGCCACGGTCCTGATCGGTGCCCTGCTTTTGGCGCTCGTCCTCCAGATTCCCGTCTTGGGTGCCCTGGCGACTTTGGCCGCGCTCCTGTTGAGCCTCGGGGCGCTGTGGCTGACCCTGCGCGGCCCACCTCGCCGCCCGGTCGTCCCCCAGGTCAGCGTGCCGCAAGCGACCTGATCCAGCTTAAATCACCGGGTGCTCAGCAACTGACAATTTCGGTTTCTGCCACCTGGGAGGGCAGTTACGGAAAGACAGACTTCAGACCCTCACTCGCAAGGAGAAGAAAATGCAAAAGGCGCTCGTGATCGGTCTCGGCCCGCTGGGCAAACGAGTGATCAAAGAGCTGGAGAGCCGGGGTATCGAGGCCTTGGGGAGCAGCCGTTCACGCCCGGCAGGCTTTACGGGACACTGGCAGGCCCTTGATGCCCGCGACAGTGTACAGGTCCGCACCTGCGCCCAGGACTACGACTTGGTCTTTCTCTGCGCCGCTCCCAAGCTCACGCGCTGGACTGCCGAGTTTGCCGATCTGGTCTCGGGCGTGCTGAAAGGACTGGCGCAGACCAGCACGACGCTGGTGTTTGCCAGCAACATGTACGCCTACGGTCCGCCCAGTGGGACGCTTACTGAGCAGTCGCCCGAACATCCGGTGGGTCCAAAAGGAAAGCTGCGCCAACACCTTGACCGCGCGGTGCTAGATGCTGACCAGGAGGGCGATTTACGCACTGCGGTCGTGCGAGGCTCGTCCTTCTACGGGCCGCAGGTCGCCTCTTCCATGGTGGGAGCCACGCAGATCCAGAGCATGTTGAATGGCAAGGCGGTTGACGCCCTGGGTTCCGTCGATCAACCGCACAGCTTCACCTATATCGACGACTTCGCGCGGGCCATGGTCACGGTGGCCCTTGATAAGGATGCCTGGGGCCAGGTCTGGCACGCCCCAATGCAGCAGGCCATCACCCTGCGGGGTTTCATGACCGCGCTTGGGCAGCCGCTGAGGATTGTGCCCAGATTCCGGGTGGCAGGCCTTGTCATCGTCAATGTGATGGCGTTGTTCAATCCAGACATGCGCGAACTCAAGGAAACGCTCTACGCCTACACCAGGCCGTTCGTCGTGAGCGATGCCAAGTACCGGGCGGCCTTCAACGACGACGCCACGCCTCTGGCTGAAACGTTGCGGCAGACCATGCAGAGTCTGAAAGAGCCGGTTGTCGATCCCTGATTGAATGAATGCTCGGATCAAGTCTACTGATATGTGCGTTTCTAAATAATTTGAATCTGGCATTCAGACCAATAGGGCAAAGCTAGCGCTGACAGAGCGACATTGTCATGGGAATAGAGAGATTTCAGCTCTTTTCCAGTAGCCTGCAACAAGAGTGGTAAGGCTCTTAATTGTTATTCGCTACGAAACACCAAATTCTGGAGGGAATACAAAATGGAACAGAAATCAACTAAGGATTCACGCAAAGACAGCAATTCAAGCCTCGGTATCGCCATTGGATTGACGTTCGGGGCTGCGATCGGTGTGGCATTGGGAAATATCGCAATCGGTGTTGCCTTGGGAATGAGTGTCGGGGCTGCGATTGGTTCGGGCCTGGATAGCCAACATCGTAAAGGCAAAGAAAAATCTGGTGGCGAATAACCCGTGTAAGTGCGCCCGCCATAGTCCATTCTGAACACCCTACACAACTTTTGAGGTTTCTCATGGCATCATCCGGCTCCAGACCTGCCCCGCTCTCCATCCTGAAACGGACGGCCCCCCATCTTGACGCCCGTCGTCTGGGCCTCACCCTAGGTATGGCCGCCCTTTCTGGACTGCTGTCCGCACTGGTGCTTCCACGTGGGCCGACCACCCAACTTCAGGCCCTCGCCCTGCTGGCTGCTGGCCTCAGCATCGGGCTGCTGGCAGGAATCGTCATGCGCTCGCGCTGGTCGCTTTTTATCGCGCCGCTCGCTCACGTCTTAGCTCTTGAGCTGGCCCGCCCTGACCTGCTGGGGCCGACCGTTGGGGCCATCCGCCTGACCGAGATCTACGGGGTGCTGGCGTTCCTGCTGGGGCGCGGGCTGTACGGCCTGGTCGCCTTGCTGCCGATGGTACTCGGGGCCTCCCTGGGCGTGTTCATTGCCAGAAGGAATATCACAACGCGGCCAGGAGCCAGACCCCGCTGGATCGTCCCTGTCCTGATTGTCTCTGTGCTGGTCGCCCTTACCGTGCAGATCGCGCTTCCGGCCCGCACACCGCCCATCCTCGGTGCAGACGGCCAGCCCTTGCCCGGCAGCGTCGCCGAACTGACCACCGTGCGGCTCGGCGGGCATGACCAGACCATCATGATTCGTGGGTACAGTACCGAGAAGCCGGTGCTGCTCTACCTCAATGGTGGCCCTGGCATGAGTGGTCTGCCGTATACCCGCGTGGTGCTGAACGACCTGTCGCGCGATTTCGTGATCGTGGACTGGGATCAGCGCGGGGCGGGCAAATCCTACCCCGCCATCGACCCGACCTCAACTTTGACGCCCGCGCAGGCGGTCAGCGATACCATCGAACTCACCAACTACTTGCGTGCGCGTTTCGACAAGCCGAAGATTTATCTGGTGGGTGAATCCTGGGGCAGCATCCTGGGTGTGCTGGCCGTGCAGCGAGCACCCGAGCTGTTTTACGCCTTCATCGGCAGCGGCCAGATGGTCAGCGTGCGTGAGACTGACCACCGCATCTACCAGGACGTGCTTAATCTGGCGGCGCGCACCGGCAACCCTGGCCTCGCCGCAAAGATGCACAGCTACGGCCAGCCGCCTTACGCCGACCTGCCCTACGCCAATGTCTTCGCCCTGGGCCAGTACGATGCGCTGTACAAGCCGTACACGCCCTCGGCGGCGTACCGGGAGCTTGGGGCCTCGTCCGGCATCGGCCCCTACGGTGTGTTTGGCAGCGAGTACAACCTGATCGAAAGATTTGACGTGCTGCGCGGCTTGATGGACATGTTCACGGTGATGTACCCGCAGATCCAGAACATCGATTTCCGGAGGGACGCCAGAACGCTGAAGGTGCCGGTCTACATTCTTGACGGCACCAGCGAACTGTCGGCCCGGCGCGACCTGACGCTGGAATGGTTCGCGACGCTCCGGGCCCCCATCAAGACTCTGGTGCCCTTCGAGAACGCCGCTCACTCGGTGGCCTTCGAGCAATTCGAGAAATTCGGCGTGCTGATGCGTGAAACGGTGCTGCCCCAGACGTATGCGAACCCGTGAGGGGCGGTGTGCGCTTGTAGCGGCGAGGACATCAGTGAAGGTGCATCTCTCAGGGAGGACAGCATGACCCGCCTTAAGACCATAAAAGCCAAAACAAATAACCGTTCCGCTTTCGGGGTGGGATTCTTCATCAGCACTGGGGCTGGTGTGGGTGTGGTGGCCGGGACTTTGCTCGGCGACCTTGTGGCTGGAATGATGTACGGTGCCGGTGCTGGCGTGATCGTGGGTGCGGTGGTGGAGATGTACCGCCGTCAACTCCCACCACCCGCACCACCTCACACAGGTCAACTGCTCAGGCCAGGCAGTCTGCGCTGGCTCATCGGCTGCCTCATCTTTCTCGGCGTCAGTGCGCTGTTCGGCGGCATCATACTGGTGAGCAGTCCATCCGGCGCGGGGCCGTCTATTCCATTGTCTGTCCTCCGGTATTCCCCGTTCAGCGACTTCCTGATGCCTGGCCTGATCCTGGGGACGGTGTTCGGCGTCGGGTCGATCGGCGCAGTGCTGGCACTGTGGATGCGTCCAGCCTGGCCACTGGGCACGGCACTGACCCGCTTCACGGGTGAGCACTGGGCCTGGAGCGTCGCCGTGGCCCTGGGTCTGGGACAGATCATCTGGATCGTCACTCAGATACTGATGTTGCGCGAACTTAACGTGGTACAGGTACTGTACGGCAGCCTCGGCGTGCTGATCGTGGTGCTGGCCTGTCTGCCGGGCGTGCGGCAGTATTTCGCGCTCCGTCCAGACCTGCTCCTTTCAGGGCGGCCCCGGTGAGGTGGCCAGGATTTGCCAAGCGCCATCCAGTCTGGTTCGTGGCGCTGCTGGAACTCGTTGTGATCGTGGTGTATGGGTTGACCGGCACCATCGCCCACTTTGCTGAGCTGCCCGGTGAGTTCGTCAGTATCGTTGCCAACGTCGTGCTGGGCGGGTTGGCCGCCGGATTGCTGACCCGGCTGGGATGGTGGCGCACCGCCGGATTCAGGCTGCCTGTCCGGCCACGCGATCTGCTATGGTTCGTCCCTCTGCTCCTGCCAGTCGGCTTCAGTCTCGCCGCAGGCACCGAGTTCAAGGGGTGGGTGCTGACCTCACAACTGCTGATCTCGGCTCTCCTGATCGGTTTCGCTGAGGAGGCCATCTTCCGAGGGCTGATGCTGAGTGCCCTGAAGGCCAGGGGGTTCTGGACAGCCGCCGTTGTGTCGTCGGTGCTGTTCGGGTTGTCGCATACGCTGAACCTGCTCTCGGGCAAAAGCGGCGTGGAGATCTTGATTCAGGTCAGCTATGCCCTGGCCATTGGCTTTTGCTTCGCTGCCACCGTGCTCAGGACAGGGCTGATCTGGCCGCTGGTGCTCATTCACGCCCTGATCGATTTCACCAGCTTTCTCGGTAAGGAGGGGGCTTCACCTGCCTGGAATGCCGCCGCTGGCGTTGGCGTCACGTTCGCGTTCATGTCCTATGGTCTGTACCTGATGCTGCACCGGCAAAGCCCAGGCGTGAAGGTGGCCGCCGCATGAGTCGGCCGCATCCTCCCAGCGGGGTCGGAAGATTTTTCGTCCTCACCTTCGCGCTGACGTGGCTGCTCTGGCTACCGATGCTGCTGGCTGGCCACCACCTGATCGGCCCAGTGATCGGCCCAGTGCAGAGTACCCTGCTGCTAGCGCTAGGAACGGCTGTACCCAGCTTCGTGGCGCTGGCGCTGGCGGCCCGCAGCGGAGGCGCGGCGCTGCTGTGTGGACTCACACGCTGGCGGCTCCCCGCCCGCTGGTACGCCGCCGTGCTGCTGATCCCTGCCACGCTGATACTGACGGCAGTGGGGCTGGACGTGCTGCTGGGCGGCACTGCACCGTCCTTTCCCTCGCCCGGACGCTGGCCGCTGGTGGCCGTGAACTTCCTGGCCGTGCTCTTGATCGGCGGCCCTCTGGGTGAAGAGCTGGGCTGGCGCGGCTACGCCCTGCCCCGACTCGACCTAAAACTGAATTCAACCGCTGCTGCTGTGCTTCTCGGGCTGGTCTGGGCCGCCTGGCACCTGCCGCTGTTCCTGCTGCCGGGGACACCACAGGCGCAACTGCCCCTCGTCTGGTTCGTGCTTCAGACCGTGGCCTTCAGCGTGCTGCTGGCCTGGGTCTACCGGCGCACTGGAGGCAGTCTGCTGCTGGTCGTGTTGTTGCACGGCGTGGTCAACACCTTGGCTGGCCCCTTGCGTGTCCTCCCCACAACCGAAGGCACGCTGCGGCCTTACATCCTGATCACCCTGCTCACGGTGGCAGCGGCTCTGCTGGTGAGCTGGCAAGGACAGTCTGGCAGGCCAGTCAGAATGCTCGGCGCTCCTACCGCTGCCCTGGAGGACCGATGAACACAAGATCCCGACACGGCACGCCCGCTTCACCCCCGCGCTTCGCAGAACCGTCTTTGACTTCTGTAAACCGGCACTGGGAGCGCTGGCAACGCACTAGCCTGTGGAGCGCGGCCAGCCTGGCAGGCCTGCTGCTCCTGGGATGGCTGGGTTTCCAGGTCAACCCCACGCCGTTCCCGGCCATCCCAGGGACGGCGGCGACACCATCGTCCATCCCACTGCCACCCAATCTACCTGTACCGGTTAAGCGGTTTTACCGCCTGATCTACGGCGAACGTATTCCGGTGATCACCTCGGCCATCATCACGGGCCGGGCCACCATCCGGCCCATTCCCGGCGGCCCCACCCTGCCGGCCCGCTTCCGCTTCATTCACGAGGCGGGCCGCAACTACCGCCACTACATTGAGGCCACCTGGTTCGGCCTGCCGATTCTGCGCGTCAACGAGTCGTACCTGGACGGCGTGAGCCGCATCGAACTGCCCTGGCAAAAGAGTGAGGGCAACCCGCAGACTGCGCAGGCGGCCAACCTGGGCCTGTGGGCCGAGACCACCTCGATGCCCGCCGTGTTTCTGACCGACCCACGGGTCCGCTGGCAGGCCGTGGACGATGCCACTGCGCTGCTGGTCGTCCCATTCGAACAGGCACACGAAACCTTCGTGGTGCGCTTCGACCCCACCACGGGCCTTCCGACGCTGCTGGAGTCGATGCGTTTCAAGGGCGAAACGGACACGCACAAGACGCTGTGGTCAAACGGGCTTCTCCGCTGGGCCAGCTTCGGCGGGGTCACGCTGCCCAGCGTCGGCACTGCTGCCTGGGCTGATGACGGTCGACCCTGGGCCGTCTTCACTACCGAGAGCATCGACCTGAACACGGACGTGCGCCAGTCTGTGCGGGCCAAGGGGCTATGACATGAAAAGTTTCCTTCACTGGGGCGCAGGCATCGTGCTCGCTCTGCACGGCCTGATCCATTTGCTGGGGTTCGTGGCCTATCTGCGGCTGGCGACGGTCGCCACCCTGCCATACAAGACGACCTTTCTGAGCGGAAGACTCGATCTCGGAGTGGCAGGCACCAGTGTGTTCGGGCTGGCCTGGGGCGTAGCGGCCCTGAGATTCGTGCTGGTCGCCGCTGCCTTCTTCCTGCACTGGGACTGGTGGCGTCCCGCGCTGATCGCGGTGACCCTGCTGTCGCTGGTCCTCACCGTCTTGGACGTTGGCGTTGCCTTTGCGGGCGTAGCGGTCAACATCATGATCTTGCTGGCACTGTGGTTCGGATCGCGCCGGGGTTCAACTTTCTCCCGGTCAAAATTCCCGGCCTGAGTCGAGATTGACCGTAGGCCACTACAGAGCATCGAATTGAAGGAGCCTGAAAAATATGAAGCAGAAGTCAAACAATAAGCTTCCAAGAAACAGCAATTTGGGTGTTGGGATTGCCATTGGCGTGGGTTTCGGAGTTGCTATCGGTGTGGCCCTGAAAAACATTCCCATCGGCATAGCATTGGGCGTAGGTGTGGGCACAGCCCTTGGTGCGAGTCTGGATGGTCAAAGCAAGCGCAAAAGCAAATCGGACGATATACAACCCGAGTAAGCGCACCTTCCATGGCGTCCTGTCTCTACTATTTTTGAGTTTCGTCGAACGAGAGGTCTTCTCCACTCTGATACTCGTATTCTGGACGCTGCCCTGATAAATACCCTAACCGAGCTGCTGTACAGCTCAAGTGAATTGGAGCCGCCATGACCAGCCTCCCCCTCCAAGTCCACCGCGCCTTTCTCCAATCACCCTCGAGGTACTTCGGTTGGGTCTTCGCCGCCTCGCTTCCCTTCTATGCCCTCGGAATCCTCGCACCGCAACTCAAGCGCCTGATCCCTTTTGGCTTACCCATCAGTACCCTGATGATTCTTTGTCCGGCGGGTGTTGCCATCAGTTTGACCTACCGTCACGAAGGTCAGGCGGGTGTACGGCGCTTGCTGGGTCGAGTGTTCGATGACCGAGTTATCCCGAACAAAACCTGGCTGCTGCTTTCCGTGGGCATCATGCCTGCCGCTATGCTGCTCTCTTACGCTGTGCAGCGACTGCTCGATCCGTCCTTGCCGCAGGCTGTTTGGTCACTCACGCTGGTGTTCAGCTTTGCCGTGTACTTTTTTGGGGCAATAAGCGAGGAGCTGGGCTGGACGGGTTACGCGCTCGACCCACTGCAACACCGGTACGGTTGTCTGATGGCCAGTGTGGGCCTGGGCATGCTGTGGTGGCTGTGGCACGTCATCCCTTACCATGTCACTGGACGCTCAACGGATTGGATTCTCTGGCAGGGTCTGGCCACAGTGATGTTTCGTATCATCATGGTTTGGATTTACAACCACGCTGGGCGCAGCGTCCTGACCTCCATCCTGTTCCACGCCGCCATCAACACCAGCATCGATGCGTTTCCCGTGAGCGGTTCCCATTACGACCCGAAAGTCATGGGCCTGATGCTGCTCGGGCTGACCCTGTTGGTGGCTGTAGGCCCGAAGTTTCTGACGATGGTAGCTTCCCCGAAGCGCGTTGACCCTCGATGACCCCAGATTCAATCCGAGGCGTGTTCATCATGCTCGATCAACGCATTCTGGTCGCCTACGCCTCTCATACCGGGAGCACCGAAGAAGCCGTCGGAACAGCCCTTCAGGAACATGGTGCGCGGGTGGACGTGCATCCGGTTCAAGACGTCACCACCCTCAAGCCGTACCGTACCGTGTTGGTGGGGAGCGCCATTCACGCCGCGAAGTGGTTGCCGGAGGCCGCCGAGTTCGTCAAGCGGCACACAACTGAACTCGAGCAGTTGCCCCTGAGCTACTTCCTCGTCTGCGCCACCTTCCGCGAAGATACTGCCGAGCATCACCGTGAAGTCCTGGCGTATCTGGACCCGGTGCGGGTGCTCCTCGAGCCACTGGAGATCGGGCTGTTCGCGGGCAGACTCGACGCGTCCAGGCTGCCCCTTCTCGAACGAATGCTGGTCAAAGCCATGAAGAGCGGAGAGGGCGACTGGCGCGACTGGGAAGCCATCCACGACTGGGCGGGCGGGGTCTGGGAGCATCTCGAGCACGGGGAGGGGGAGGCCGTGGCGTGAACGCAGGCCATCGGGCGTGGCTGGTGGAGATGAGGAGCCAGTCATGCATCACACTTTGCAGAACATTTTTTCGATCCAAGAGGAGAGATTTATGACGATTCGTCGTTTGACACCCGCCGTGGCGCGACGTCTGGGCACCGTCCAGGCCAGGAGCGAAGAGGTCTCACTGAGCGTGCCCGGCGCAGAACTGCACGCGACCCTGACCATCCCCGACAGTGTGGGCTGTCCGCCGGTGCTGCTGATCCTGGCAGGCAGTGGCCCGACCGACCGCGACGGCAACAGTCCACTCGGTGTCCACAGCAACGTCTACCGTAAGCTGGCCCTGGCACTTGAAGGAGCTGGATACGCCGTCCTGCGCCCGGACAAGCGCTTGATCGGTGAGAGCACCGTCAGCGATCCGCGAGAAGATGTTCTGACCTTTGGTACCTACATTCAGGATGCTGAAGCCTGGCTCCGCTGGCTGGGTGAACAGACCGATCTGGCGCAGGTGGGCGTTATCGGCCACAGCGAGGGGGCCCTGATCGGTTTGGGAGCCGCCCTTTATACGCCGGTGAGTGCGTATGTAAGTCTGGCCGGGGCTGGCGAGAGTGTTACGAATCTCATCATCCGCCAGCTTCACACCAACACTGCCATGCCAAGTCCCTTGCTTCAGGAAGCCGAACGGATCATGGTCTCACTACAGGCGGGCCAGACGGTAGCCGCCGTCAGTTCAGAGTTGATGGGCTTGTTCCGGCCCAGCGTGCAGCCCTACATGATCTCCTGGATGAGACTCGACCCTCCAGCTATGCTGAGTCGCCTGAACGTGCCCGCGCTGATCGTGCAGGGCGACCGGGACGTGCAGGTTTCGGTGCAGGACGCCCAGAACCTGGCAGCGGCCCAGCCGAAGGCCCAGCTGAGCGTCATCGTGGGCATGAATCATATTCTGGTGGACGCGCCCGCCGCGCTGCCTGAGAACCTGGCGACCTATGCCCAGCCGGAGTTGCCACTCAACACCGAATTGGTTCAGACCTTGACGCATTTTCTGGACCGGGTGATGAAGTGAAGGCGTTTCATACTGGCGGTGTCCCCGGTTTGTCTGGGGCCCTTCACTTGACGCAGCAATCATGGCCCGGCAGCTTTTAGGAGAATTCAGGGCGCATCAGAACAGTAATGAAGTGGTAACGGCTTCCCTCTAGGCTTATAGCTGTCAAGAATATTGAGCGGACAACGGCTCGAAAGGAAGGTTTGATGAACGTTCAAGACAAGACGACTGTCCCAGAGGCTGCGGCCATCCCTACAGACTCCACCTTTGTGGAAGAGCTTCAGATGAGCGGCGCAGATCTCGTCGGGCAGCTTCGTGAACTGATGAAGGAAGGCAATGCCCGCCACGTGACGGTGCTGAATGAACACGGCGATGAGCTGATTAGTATTTCGCTGACTCTCGGCGCGGTGGCGGGCGGGCTGGTGGCCCTCTCGGTTCCTGCGCTGGCTGCCGTGGGTGCGTTGGCCGCCCTGGCGACCCATGTGAAGGTGATCGTGACCCGTGACGTCCCTGCCCAGGAACCGGTAGAGGAAGCGCTCCCGGAACAGGTCGCTATGACGCCGTGAACCGTTCTGCGCCGAACCCGAACCGCCGTCAGACCCTCAAGATCCTGGGTCTGGCGGGGGCCGGGATCCCTGAACCAGCCAGTCGAGGTGGCGAGTGTCCGTGGGCAATTCGGGCGTGTGCTGGGGCTGGGCCACGCGCCACCGCGACTGCTCGTTCGTTACGGCAACGCCAATCCGGTGCCCCACTCGCTGCGCCGCCCAGCAAAGCAGGTGATGCTCAGCGGCTGACCCTGGACTGCACTGGTATTAAGACCCTGAGTCTGACACCCTGAGCGGCCACTGCAATTGCGGTCGTACCGGGCCAGCCGGAGCCAGGCTGACCGTAGATTCGGCAAGTCACCCACCCAAAGACAATGGAGGGACCCATGATGTGGAATGCAGTTCAACTCAGCTGGTTCTGGCCACTGTGCGCGGTGACCGGACTGATCCTGCTCAGTGTGGGCACCGTGCTGTTCTCACGCTGGCTCTCCAACGCCCTGGACCGTGACCGGAGCGCACGTCTGCCGACGCGTGCCCTGGAACTGGCCCGCGAGCGTCTGGCCAAGGGAGAGATCACTCTCGAGGAGTTTGAGATCCTGTGCCGCACCTTGGCCAAGTGAGGACAGCTTGGCACAGACTTGTCCTCACTTGGCACCGATCCCTGCGGCTTCTGGAAACGGTGCGGCATATCGCTGTGGTCTTTCTCGAGAAGGTCCTCCAGGCTGGCCAGACTCTGTAT
Proteins encoded:
- a CDS encoding NAD-dependent epimerase/dehydratase family protein; translation: MQKALVIGLGPLGKRVIKELESRGIEALGSSRSRPAGFTGHWQALDARDSVQVRTCAQDYDLVFLCAAPKLTRWTAEFADLVSGVLKGLAQTSTTLVFASNMYAYGPPSGTLTEQSPEHPVGPKGKLRQHLDRAVLDADQEGDLRTAVVRGSSFYGPQVASSMVGATQIQSMLNGKAVDALGSVDQPHSFTYIDDFARAMVTVALDKDAWGQVWHAPMQQAITLRGFMTALGQPLRIVPRFRVAGLVIVNVMALFNPDMRELKETLYAYTRPFVVSDAKYRAAFNDDATPLAETLRQTMQSLKEPVVDP
- a CDS encoding alpha/beta hydrolase produces the protein MAALSGLLSALVLPRGPTTQLQALALLAAGLSIGLLAGIVMRSRWSLFIAPLAHVLALELARPDLLGPTVGAIRLTEIYGVLAFLLGRGLYGLVALLPMVLGASLGVFIARRNITTRPGARPRWIVPVLIVSVLVALTVQIALPARTPPILGADGQPLPGSVAELTTVRLGGHDQTIMIRGYSTEKPVLLYLNGGPGMSGLPYTRVVLNDLSRDFVIVDWDQRGAGKSYPAIDPTSTLTPAQAVSDTIELTNYLRARFDKPKIYLVGESWGSILGVLAVQRAPELFYAFIGSGQMVSVRETDHRIYQDVLNLAARTGNPGLAAKMHSYGQPPYADLPYANVFALGQYDALYKPYTPSAAYRELGASSGIGPYGVFGSEYNLIERFDVLRGLMDMFTVMYPQIQNIDFRRDARTLKVPVYILDGTSELSARRDLTLEWFATLRAPIKTLVPFENAAHSVAFEQFEKFGVLMRETVLPQTYANP
- a CDS encoding CPBP family intramembrane glutamic endopeptidase, translating into MRWPGFAKRHPVWFVALLELVVIVVYGLTGTIAHFAELPGEFVSIVANVVLGGLAAGLLTRLGWWRTAGFRLPVRPRDLLWFVPLLLPVGFSLAAGTEFKGWVLTSQLLISALLIGFAEEAIFRGLMLSALKARGFWTAAVVSSVLFGLSHTLNLLSGKSGVEILIQVSYALAIGFCFAATVLRTGLIWPLVLIHALIDFTSFLGKEGASPAWNAAAGVGVTFAFMSYGLYLMLHRQSPGVKVAAA
- a CDS encoding CPBP family intramembrane glutamic endopeptidase is translated as MSRPHPPSGVGRFFVLTFALTWLLWLPMLLAGHHLIGPVIGPVQSTLLLALGTAVPSFVALALAARSGGAALLCGLTRWRLPARWYAAVLLIPATLILTAVGLDVLLGGTAPSFPSPGRWPLVAVNFLAVLLIGGPLGEELGWRGYALPRLDLKLNSTAAAVLLGLVWAAWHLPLFLLPGTPQAQLPLVWFVLQTVAFSVLLAWVYRRTGGSLLLVVLLHGVVNTLAGPLRVLPTTEGTLRPYILITLLTVAAALLVSWQGQSGRPVRMLGAPTAALEDR
- a CDS encoding DUF6544 family protein — translated: MTSVNRHWERWQRTSLWSAASLAGLLLLGWLGFQVNPTPFPAIPGTAATPSSIPLPPNLPVPVKRFYRLIYGERIPVITSAIITGRATIRPIPGGPTLPARFRFIHEAGRNYRHYIEATWFGLPILRVNESYLDGVSRIELPWQKSEGNPQTAQAANLGLWAETTSMPAVFLTDPRVRWQAVDDATALLVVPFEQAHETFVVRFDPTTGLPTLLESMRFKGETDTHKTLWSNGLLRWASFGGVTLPSVGTAAWADDGRPWAVFTTESIDLNTDVRQSVRAKGL
- a CDS encoding ABC transporter permease codes for the protein MKSFLHWGAGIVLALHGLIHLLGFVAYLRLATVATLPYKTTFLSGRLDLGVAGTSVFGLAWGVAALRFVLVAAAFFLHWDWWRPALIAVTLLSLVLTVLDVGVAFAGVAVNIMILLALWFGSRRGSTFSRSKFPA
- a CDS encoding CPBP family intramembrane glutamic endopeptidase → MTSLPLQVHRAFLQSPSRYFGWVFAASLPFYALGILAPQLKRLIPFGLPISTLMILCPAGVAISLTYRHEGQAGVRRLLGRVFDDRVIPNKTWLLLSVGIMPAAMLLSYAVQRLLDPSLPQAVWSLTLVFSFAVYFFGAISEELGWTGYALDPLQHRYGCLMASVGLGMLWWLWHVIPYHVTGRSTDWILWQGLATVMFRIIMVWIYNHAGRSVLTSILFHAAINTSIDAFPVSGSHYDPKVMGLMLLGLTLLVAVGPKFLTMVASPKRVDPR
- a CDS encoding flavodoxin domain-containing protein produces the protein MLDQRILVAYASHTGSTEEAVGTALQEHGARVDVHPVQDVTTLKPYRTVLVGSAIHAAKWLPEAAEFVKRHTTELEQLPLSYFLVCATFREDTAEHHREVLAYLDPVRVLLEPLEIGLFAGRLDASRLPLLERMLVKAMKSGEGDWRDWEAIHDWAGGVWEHLEHGEGEAVA
- a CDS encoding alpha/beta hydrolase is translated as MTIRRLTPAVARRLGTVQARSEEVSLSVPGAELHATLTIPDSVGCPPVLLILAGSGPTDRDGNSPLGVHSNVYRKLALALEGAGYAVLRPDKRLIGESTVSDPREDVLTFGTYIQDAEAWLRWLGEQTDLAQVGVIGHSEGALIGLGAALYTPVSAYVSLAGAGESVTNLIIRQLHTNTAMPSPLLQEAERIMVSLQAGQTVAAVSSELMGLFRPSVQPYMISWMRLDPPAMLSRLNVPALIVQGDRDVQVSVQDAQNLAAAQPKAQLSVIVGMNHILVDAPAALPENLATYAQPELPLNTELVQTLTHFLDRVMK
- a CDS encoding DUF4342 domain-containing protein: MNVQDKTTVPEAAAIPTDSTFVEELQMSGADLVGQLRELMKEGNARHVTVLNEHGDELISISLTLGAVAGGLVALSVPALAAVGALAALATHVKVIVTRDVPAQEPVEEALPEQVAMTP
- a CDS encoding SHOCT domain-containing protein; this translates as MMWNAVQLSWFWPLCAVTGLILLSVGTVLFSRWLSNALDRDRSARLPTRALELARERLAKGEITLEEFEILCRTLAK